From a single Leptospira neocaledonica genomic region:
- a CDS encoding ATP-binding protein, translating to MKNRELVLLLEKAFFPAQEGILILEPGSYSILGSNPKACSILGYNPEELKTLGLSNLLARPDSIGNYGNGAEELGISLLWNLRKKNGTLLLADFTINAFSQTPNSPLIFHIYQRSEIREIELRLYYLQSILRTLRLLKLNLRSLRLSSESTLFQKICDTLKENPHYSLVWGFYRREDGTDQILIQSDLDSKWRKNLETAWEEKKTQSPFETLLEGKEQFHIYEFGSNVYPEWEEALVAKDFRRSLSLIIREEGKIIGGIQIISRENMAFDSGENYLYFEIVEDLLSSLQYLRIEKQRRETAKILQFQGALLNSLEVPLLSTDDEGFITYVNNNISALLGISKEEIVGVQVRELLKLEPEAMDMILLGSRAETRITIRGRHEVPFLLASSSLKDDYGNRIGTILLLLDISEQKKNEELIRASEMKLRNLFASMNNGIVILDPQGKVLEVAPILKFFLFQFLNVDVDDEFPSLFPEDAQKGIFVKLEECIRTQRAAYFDFSMVLLGEEENYFSIKFLPLKKYQDLPVAAMLIFSDVTQTKILDRQLYETAKFASIGEIAAGIAHEVNNPLQSSLLYLEDLLEHEDPDPIERKKVYKRVEGAALRIRDLIKGLLDLGRRAPRKKELVSPYFILLRACELIEVSCKKNGIELKRVTNPELPQIHVAWQEIEQVLINCLVNAVNAISEMEHKPVIPLIQVSARKELYLNGEMVSFTIQDNGPGMNAEVAEKAFLPLYTTRRTKQGTGLGLTISQRIITDHGGTIHLESNPGQGTKVTVRVPVGKV from the coding sequence ATGAAGAATCGGGAATTAGTTCTACTATTAGAAAAGGCCTTCTTTCCCGCCCAGGAAGGAATTCTAATCTTAGAACCTGGGAGTTATAGTATACTCGGTTCAAATCCAAAGGCATGTTCTATCTTGGGTTATAATCCTGAGGAACTCAAAACACTTGGTCTTAGCAATTTACTGGCTCGTCCGGACAGCATCGGAAATTACGGGAATGGGGCGGAAGAATTAGGCATCTCTCTTCTTTGGAATTTACGAAAAAAGAATGGAACACTTCTACTCGCTGACTTCACGATTAACGCATTCTCCCAAACTCCGAATTCACCTTTAATTTTTCATATCTACCAAAGATCTGAGATCAGAGAAATTGAACTTAGATTATATTATTTACAGAGTATCTTAAGAACTCTCAGACTTTTAAAACTAAATTTAAGATCTCTTCGTTTGAGTTCGGAAAGTACACTCTTCCAAAAGATCTGTGATACTCTAAAAGAAAATCCTCATTATAGTTTGGTCTGGGGTTTTTATAGAAGAGAAGATGGAACGGATCAAATCCTGATCCAATCAGACTTGGATTCTAAATGGAGAAAAAATTTAGAAACCGCTTGGGAAGAAAAAAAAACCCAATCTCCTTTCGAAACTCTTCTAGAAGGAAAGGAACAATTTCATATATACGAATTCGGTTCTAATGTGTATCCGGAATGGGAAGAAGCATTAGTTGCAAAAGATTTCAGAAGGTCTTTAAGTCTAATCATTCGAGAAGAAGGTAAAATAATAGGCGGGATCCAGATCATCTCTCGGGAGAATATGGCATTCGATTCCGGAGAGAATTATCTCTACTTCGAGATAGTGGAGGATCTACTTTCCTCTCTTCAATATCTGAGGATCGAAAAACAAAGAAGAGAGACCGCAAAAATCCTTCAATTCCAAGGTGCACTTTTAAATTCATTAGAAGTTCCTCTTTTATCCACCGATGACGAAGGATTTATCACTTACGTTAATAATAATATCAGTGCTCTATTAGGAATTTCTAAAGAAGAGATCGTAGGAGTTCAAGTCAGAGAACTTCTAAAATTAGAACCTGAAGCTATGGATATGATCCTTTTGGGATCCAGGGCGGAAACAAGGATCACAATCCGTGGCAGACATGAGGTTCCGTTTTTATTAGCTTCTTCTTCCCTGAAAGATGATTATGGGAATAGGATTGGGACAATCCTACTTCTTCTAGATATTTCCGAACAAAAGAAGAATGAAGAGCTAATCCGTGCTTCCGAAATGAAACTCAGGAATTTATTCGCCTCCATGAATAATGGGATCGTAATATTGGATCCTCAGGGAAAAGTCCTAGAAGTAGCGCCGATTCTTAAATTTTTCTTATTCCAATTTTTGAATGTGGATGTGGACGACGAGTTCCCTTCCCTTTTCCCGGAAGATGCCCAAAAAGGGATCTTTGTCAAATTAGAAGAATGTATTCGCACGCAAAGAGCGGCATATTTCGACTTCTCTATGGTATTATTGGGAGAAGAAGAAAATTATTTTTCTATAAAGTTCCTTCCGCTCAAAAAATACCAAGATCTTCCTGTAGCTGCAATGTTGATCTTCTCCGACGTGACCCAGACCAAGATCTTAGACAGACAGTTGTATGAAACGGCAAAATTCGCATCAATCGGGGAGATCGCAGCGGGTATCGCTCACGAGGTGAATAATCCTCTTCAATCTAGTCTATTATATCTAGAAGATCTTTTGGAACATGAGGATCCGGATCCTATCGAAAGAAAAAAAGTGTATAAGAGGGTAGAAGGTGCGGCCTTACGTATCAGAGATCTGATCAAAGGCCTCTTAGATCTGGGAAGAAGAGCCCCGAGAAAAAAAGAATTAGTTTCTCCTTATTTTATTCTTTTAAGAGCTTGTGAACTCATCGAGGTGAGTTGTAAAAAGAATGGAATCGAATTGAAACGGGTTACTAACCCGGAACTTCCACAGATCCATGTCGCTTGGCAGGAAATCGAACAAGTACTGATCAATTGTCTAGTGAACGCAGTTAACGCGATTTCAGAAATGGAACATAAACCGGTAATTCCGCTGATACAAGTTTCCGCACGAAAAGAATTATATTTGAACGGAGAGATGGTGAGTTTTACCATTCAAGATAACGGTCCCGGAATGAACGCTGAAGTCGCAGAAAAGGCTTTTTTGCCTCTGTACACGACTCGGCGAACTAAACAGGGAACGGGACTCGGATTGACAATCTCTCAACGGATCATCACCGATCACGGCGGGACCATTCACTTAGAATCCAATCCGGGACAAGGTACTAAGGTCACTGTCCGAGTGCCTGTAGGAAAGGTATGA
- a CDS encoding alpha/beta fold hydrolase, translating into MDFVYELFLRNYTRQKIRFMEKELGFQRLHLDLGGHKIFFLKRPSVKGSDKTFFFVHGLLDSATGFRRLAPFLRNDFNLLVPDIPGFGLSPLPKLKYLYQVDIFADLLYNSIRKLALNDVVLAGHSMGSLIAMMIAIRDSEKEKRIQRLVLLAPGGIPHPQRDEMRKLLFPSKTEEIERLLTALYQENVPELGGIAKKALLSQWNNLAHQYLTENTLDREKEIFLGKKLSAVSQKTLIISGMEDPITDPPMVKKLHSYLKKSKLVWIQNAKHAIHMERPKEVAEKINAWL; encoded by the coding sequence ATGGATTTTGTATACGAACTTTTTTTACGAAATTATACCAGGCAAAAAATTCGGTTTATGGAGAAGGAGCTGGGCTTTCAGCGTCTTCATCTTGACCTTGGCGGACATAAAATTTTCTTCTTGAAGAGGCCTTCTGTCAAAGGATCCGACAAAACTTTCTTTTTCGTCCACGGACTTCTGGATTCTGCCACAGGTTTTAGGCGACTGGCTCCATTTTTACGAAATGACTTCAATCTTTTGGTCCCGGATATTCCTGGTTTTGGGTTAAGTCCTCTTCCTAAATTGAAATATTTATACCAGGTCGACATATTTGCGGACCTTCTTTACAATTCGATCCGCAAACTCGCGTTAAACGATGTGGTTCTCGCAGGGCATTCCATGGGATCTCTAATAGCAATGATGATCGCAATCCGCGATTCTGAAAAAGAAAAAAGGATTCAGAGACTTGTGCTGCTCGCTCCGGGCGGAATTCCGCATCCGCAAAGAGACGAAATGAGGAAATTACTTTTTCCTTCCAAAACCGAAGAAATTGAAAGACTTCTTACCGCATTGTATCAGGAGAATGTTCCGGAATTGGGCGGTATCGCTAAAAAAGCTCTGCTCAGTCAGTGGAATAATTTAGCTCATCAGTACTTAACTGAGAATACTCTGGATAGAGAGAAGGAAATTTTCTTAGGTAAAAAACTCTCTGCAGTTTCGCAAAAGACCCTGATCATTTCCGGTATGGAAGATCCGATAACCGATCCTCCTATGGTTAAAAAATTACATTCTTATTTAAAGAAGAGCAAGCTGGTTTGGATCCAAAATGCTAAACACGCTATTCACATGGAAAGACCGAAAGAAGTCGCAGAAAAGATCAACGCTTGGCTTTAA
- a CDS encoding response regulator, with product MEKVKIAIVEDNSEFAQNCANTLSVMEEVDKVEVFSSTEDLSQNHQNKFDLVFMDVVLPGKSGIDYIKERSDLDNDPKYIMLSTLDTDDALMQAMKAGAVGFVLKKDLKDIKEVARMVMKEGGILSPGAAAKVISFFRKPSTKETHSLTPREKEILNHIVNGYRTKDIARNFGTKEGTVRIQIKSIFKKLRVNSRVDLVRKYSRF from the coding sequence ATGGAAAAGGTAAAGATCGCTATCGTTGAAGACAATTCCGAGTTTGCTCAAAACTGTGCAAACACTCTATCTGTGATGGAAGAAGTGGACAAGGTGGAAGTATTCTCTTCTACCGAAGATTTATCACAAAATCATCAAAATAAATTTGATCTTGTATTTATGGACGTCGTCCTTCCTGGCAAGTCCGGGATCGATTATATAAAAGAAAGATCCGATCTGGATAACGATCCTAAGTATATTATGTTATCTACGTTAGACACCGATGATGCTTTGATGCAAGCTATGAAAGCCGGTGCAGTAGGATTTGTTTTGAAAAAAGATCTAAAAGACATAAAAGAAGTGGCGAGAATGGTAATGAAAGAAGGCGGAATACTTTCTCCCGGTGCTGCCGCCAAGGTGATCTCTTTTTTTAGAAAACCTTCGACCAAAGAAACCCATTCTTTAACTCCTAGAGAAAAAGAAATATTGAATCATATTGTTAATGGTTATAGAACCAAGGACATAGCGCGTAACTTTGGAACCAAAGAAGGTACTGTTCGGATACAGATCAAAAGTATTTTCAAAAAATTACGTGTGAATTCTAGAGTGGATCTGGTTCGTAAGTATTCTAGGTTTTAA
- a CDS encoding lysophospholipid acyltransferase family protein: MKIAISSFIATIILKIIYITVRWTKINISPITEKLLLQKRGFVLALWHNQIPFVIDFTYKFYVKRYGLEVIPMASQSKDGELVTRVIAHFGMKPKRGSSKRGGAAALKALVQDARKGSISLITPDGPTGPVYTLKPGIIQLASMTGFPIVSYFAKYDHSRIVQSWDRTPVPKLFSKAEFYISEPFYIPKLNGQDELEYWRTKFETFMLEQIGISEQEAEGLREEVRLSVEAKRKPKKN, translated from the coding sequence ATGAAAATCGCAATTTCCTCCTTTATTGCCACTATAATATTAAAAATCATTTATATCACTGTTCGTTGGACTAAAATCAATATCTCTCCAATAACTGAAAAGTTACTTCTGCAGAAAAGAGGATTTGTTCTCGCACTTTGGCATAATCAAATTCCATTCGTGATCGATTTCACATACAAATTTTATGTAAAACGTTATGGTTTGGAAGTGATTCCTATGGCGTCTCAATCCAAAGACGGGGAATTGGTCACAAGGGTGATCGCTCATTTTGGAATGAAGCCCAAAAGAGGTTCGAGTAAAAGAGGAGGAGCTGCAGCATTAAAGGCATTAGTCCAAGATGCGAGAAAAGGAAGTATCAGCCTCATCACTCCTGACGGCCCTACCGGACCGGTTTATACTCTCAAACCAGGTATCATTCAATTGGCATCCATGACAGGATTTCCAATAGTATCCTACTTCGCTAAATACGATCATTCTAGGATTGTACAAAGCTGGGACAGGACACCTGTTCCAAAACTATTCTCAAAAGCAGAGTTCTATATATCGGAGCCGTTTTACATTCCGAAATTAAATGGGCAAGATGAACTGGAATATTGGAGAACAAAATTCGAAACATTCATGCTCGAGCAAATAGGAATTTCCGAACAAGAAGCAGAAGGTTTAAGGGAAGAAGTACGACTATCAGTGGAAGCAAAAAGAAAGCCGAAGAAAAATTAG
- a CDS encoding FAD-binding oxidoreductase: protein MSISQENKNKLKSLLGEERVFFKDETQMDQATFLSFGTDRTKVYVPDYEILTFPKNTQEVSEVVKFAFENDIKIVPSGGRTGYAGGAVAKSGEIVISLSKMDQVLDFDPFFGSLTVQAGMITKNLHKEAEERGFYFPVDFAATGSSHIGGNIATNAGGVRVVHYGLIRQWVLGLKVVTGTGEILEFNGEILKNNTGYDLKHLFIGSEGTLGIITECTLKLTKKPADNRILFTAVPDFSSILELFKETHNMPLPILAFEFLTKYCLDKVMDHLHVPDPFSEVSPYYVLMEFEITEESDDEKLFSFLETILEKGYVSDGSLAQNSRQAETFWKYREGISESISIDYTVHKNDISLPLRNMNPFLEDMQALLSSKYPGFEIALFGHIGDGNLHLNIVKPKDLSDAEFFSQCKKVDPSMFELLQKHHGSISAEHGIGLLKKDFLHFSRSSAEIEVMRMIKKALDPKNLLNPGKILP, encoded by the coding sequence ATGAGTATCAGCCAAGAAAATAAAAACAAACTCAAATCTCTATTGGGAGAAGAAAGGGTTTTTTTCAAAGATGAAACCCAAATGGATCAGGCCACGTTCCTTTCTTTCGGAACAGACAGAACTAAAGTATATGTTCCCGATTATGAAATTCTAACATTCCCTAAAAACACCCAAGAGGTGTCTGAAGTCGTAAAATTTGCATTCGAGAATGATATCAAGATCGTTCCTTCCGGAGGAAGAACAGGTTACGCAGGTGGAGCAGTAGCTAAATCAGGAGAGATAGTGATCTCTCTCTCCAAGATGGATCAGGTTTTGGATTTCGATCCATTCTTCGGTTCCTTGACCGTTCAAGCAGGAATGATCACCAAAAATCTGCATAAAGAAGCAGAAGAAAGAGGTTTTTATTTCCCTGTGGATTTTGCCGCCACCGGTTCTTCTCATATAGGCGGAAATATTGCGACTAACGCAGGTGGAGTAAGAGTAGTTCATTATGGACTGATCCGCCAATGGGTATTAGGGTTAAAGGTAGTCACAGGAACAGGAGAGATCCTGGAATTTAACGGAGAAATCCTGAAAAATAATACTGGTTACGATCTTAAACATCTGTTCATAGGCTCCGAAGGCACATTAGGGATCATCACCGAATGTACTTTAAAACTCACCAAAAAACCTGCGGACAATCGTATTCTATTCACGGCGGTTCCAGATTTCTCTTCTATATTAGAATTATTTAAAGAAACTCATAATATGCCCCTGCCTATCCTGGCGTTCGAGTTTTTGACTAAATATTGTTTGGACAAAGTGATGGATCATTTACATGTTCCGGATCCTTTTTCGGAAGTCAGTCCATACTATGTTTTAATGGAATTCGAGATCACTGAAGAATCGGATGATGAAAAATTATTCTCCTTCCTAGAAACCATATTGGAGAAGGGTTATGTGTCCGACGGAAGCCTTGCTCAGAATTCCAGACAAGCCGAGACCTTCTGGAAATATAGAGAAGGTATCAGCGAATCTATTTCCATCGATTATACGGTTCATAAAAACGATATCTCTCTACCGCTTCGGAATATGAATCCGTTTTTGGAAGATATGCAGGCTTTACTTTCTTCTAAATACCCTGGCTTTGAGATCGCGCTCTTCGGTCATATTGGCGACGGAAATCTTCACTTAAACATTGTAAAACCTAAGGATCTTTCCGATGCAGAGTTCTTTTCTCAATGTAAAAAAGTGGATCCTTCCATGTTCGAACTATTACAAAAACATCATGGATCCATTAGCGCGGAACATGGGATCGGTCTTTTGAAAAAAGACTTTTTACATTTCTCTCGTTCTTCAGCCGAAATAGAAGTGATGAGAATGATCAAAAAAGCTCTGGACCCTAAAAATCTATTAAATCCGGGGAAAATTCTCCCATAA
- the ppk1 gene encoding polyphosphate kinase 1, producing MKSPETQTLGSGGNGNKGPIHIGNSDIFFDRELSWVDFNKRVLEEANDPENPLLERLKFLCITESNLDEFYMVRVAGLRNILAEGNDEKSLNGQRASEILTDLSDKVRSFVNVQYETLNQTLEQMKENGIHLILNPDELNKNEIEDIKHYYKEDVSPILTPLSIDPSHPFPHILNKSLNLAIVLATDDEKTGVKKDLFAVVQVPSVLPRFLQLKGEGKTRRFFPLEEIIKLHVDDLFYGMTVKEVYPFRILRDADISIDEEASVKDLLITMKKEIRNRIWGDAVRMDIYEGTSSFVRNTLKDLMELQDHEIFDVSSILNISDTMYFYGLEHTSKFKYPFFQQKTTLKFESPEKIFEAIKKKDRLLHHPYQSFGAIEDLLRISSEDPKVLGIKMTLYRTSGDSPIIQYLGQAAENGKQVTVLVELKARFDEERNIKWAQKLEERGVHVVYGVVGLKIHSKMLLIVRREEEHLVRYVHLGTGNYNSTTSKYYTDLSFFTVNKEITEDVSTIFNTITSYAKMPFLNKLAASPHNLKTVFLALIEKETENAKAGKPARIIFKMNSLVDPHIILAMYNASRAGVIIELIIRGICCLKPGLPGISENITVISIVGRFLEHTRIYYFLSGGEESIFLASADCMPRNFERRIEVLFPILDVKNKDRIKKILDVQIRDNVKARLLSSEGVYRKRERVEGEKPVDSQIERMNFAE from the coding sequence ATAAAATCGCCCGAAACCCAAACCTTAGGAAGTGGGGGAAATGGAAACAAGGGACCGATCCATATCGGTAATTCCGATATCTTTTTTGATCGGGAACTTTCCTGGGTAGATTTTAACAAACGGGTTTTGGAAGAAGCGAACGATCCTGAAAATCCTCTTCTGGAACGTTTGAAATTTTTATGCATCACCGAGTCGAACTTGGACGAGTTCTATATGGTCCGCGTCGCAGGTTTGAGAAATATATTAGCGGAAGGTAACGACGAAAAAAGTCTGAACGGCCAAAGAGCTTCAGAGATCTTAACGGATTTATCGGATAAGGTAAGAAGTTTTGTAAATGTCCAATACGAAACCCTGAACCAAACTCTGGAACAGATGAAAGAGAATGGCATCCATCTCATCTTAAATCCGGATGAATTAAATAAAAATGAAATAGAAGATATCAAACATTATTATAAAGAAGATGTTTCTCCTATCCTAACTCCCCTTTCCATAGATCCTTCTCACCCATTTCCTCATATACTTAATAAATCCTTAAATTTAGCAATCGTCCTCGCCACGGACGATGAAAAAACAGGGGTCAAAAAAGATTTGTTCGCGGTAGTACAAGTACCTTCCGTATTACCTAGATTCTTACAACTTAAGGGAGAAGGAAAAACCAGAAGATTTTTTCCTCTGGAAGAGATCATCAAATTACATGTGGATGACCTATTCTACGGAATGACTGTAAAAGAAGTCTATCCTTTCCGGATCCTAAGAGACGCAGACATCTCCATAGACGAAGAAGCTTCCGTAAAAGACCTACTTATAACGATGAAAAAAGAGATCCGAAACCGTATCTGGGGAGATGCGGTGAGGATGGACATCTACGAGGGAACTTCTTCTTTCGTAAGGAACACTCTAAAAGATCTCATGGAGCTACAGGACCATGAAATTTTCGACGTATCTTCTATATTAAATATTAGTGATACGATGTATTTTTACGGATTGGAGCATACTTCCAAGTTTAAGTATCCATTCTTCCAACAAAAGACCACTTTAAAGTTCGAGTCTCCAGAGAAAATTTTCGAAGCAATCAAAAAGAAAGACAGATTATTACACCACCCGTATCAATCTTTCGGCGCAATCGAGGATCTACTCAGAATTTCCAGCGAGGACCCGAAAGTTTTAGGAATCAAGATGACCTTGTATCGTACAAGCGGGGATTCTCCTATTATTCAATACTTAGGACAGGCTGCCGAGAATGGGAAACAGGTTACGGTACTTGTGGAGTTAAAGGCAAGATTTGACGAAGAGCGAAACATAAAATGGGCCCAAAAATTGGAAGAGAGAGGGGTTCACGTAGTATATGGAGTAGTAGGACTCAAGATCCACAGTAAGATGCTTCTAATCGTAAGAAGAGAAGAAGAACACTTAGTGCGTTATGTACATCTTGGAACTGGAAATTATAACTCCACAACCAGCAAATATTATACGGATCTAAGCTTCTTTACGGTTAACAAAGAAATCACAGAAGACGTTTCCACAATCTTTAACACGATCACCAGTTATGCAAAGATGCCTTTCTTGAATAAGCTGGCGGCTTCTCCACATAACTTAAAAACCGTATTTTTGGCACTGATAGAAAAAGAGACCGAGAATGCAAAGGCAGGAAAACCGGCACGTATCATTTTCAAAATGAACAGTTTGGTAGATCCTCATATCATATTAGCAATGTATAATGCAAGTCGCGCTGGAGTGATCATAGAGTTGATCATCCGCGGGATCTGCTGTTTAAAACCTGGACTCCCGGGAATTTCAGAAAACATCACAGTAATCTCTATCGTAGGTAGATTTTTAGAACATACACGTATCTATTATTTCCTTTCGGGCGGAGAAGAAAGTATCTTCCTAGCTTCTGCAGATTGTATGCCTAGAAACTTTGAAAGAAGGATCGAGGTCTTATTTCCTATACTGGATGTAAAGAATAAAGATAGGATCAAAAAGATCTTAGACGTTCAGATTAGGGACAACGTAAAAGCCAGATTACTTTCTTCGGAAGGGGTCTATCGCAAAAGAGAAAGAGTAGAAGGCGAAAAGCCTGTGGATAGCCAAATTGAAAGAATGAATTTCGCGGAATAA
- a CDS encoding type II toxin-antitoxin system Phd/YefM family antitoxin: protein MAAADSKELSINAFEAKTKFSSLLRGVQAGETYLITLRGEPVARLLPVLKHTSYVEFLETLSRAKDLRNKIKGPVPILEYKEEGREV, encoded by the coding sequence ATGGCAGCCGCGGACTCAAAAGAATTATCCATCAACGCATTTGAAGCAAAAACAAAGTTCTCTTCTTTATTAAGAGGAGTACAAGCCGGCGAAACATATTTAATTACATTGAGGGGGGAGCCTGTGGCCCGATTATTACCCGTTTTAAAACATACAAGTTACGTGGAATTTTTAGAGACCTTAAGCAGAGCAAAAGATCTCAGAAATAAGATTAAAGGCCCCGTTCCTATTTTAGAATATAAGGAAGAAGGTAGAGAAGTTTGA
- a CDS encoding type II toxin-antitoxin system VapC family toxin produces the protein MTGRLVLDASAVAAILLPDEDSDKIANSMVEFQKENPSSLFMVPSLWWSEITNILLVSFRRGRIKEDEFQTCLFLISRLPIETDFAKGVGYQNVLIGIGKKEGLSAYDSAYIELAERKKAGLLTIDKNLDKVRKKRKIPR, from the coding sequence TTGACAGGTCGTCTCGTATTAGACGCGAGCGCAGTTGCAGCAATCTTACTTCCGGATGAGGATTCGGATAAGATTGCGAACTCTATGGTTGAATTCCAAAAAGAAAACCCGAGTTCTCTTTTTATGGTACCTTCTCTCTGGTGGTCCGAAATTACGAATATACTTCTTGTTTCTTTTAGAAGGGGAAGGATTAAGGAGGACGAGTTTCAAACTTGTTTATTTCTAATATCTCGTTTGCCTATCGAAACTGATTTTGCAAAAGGTGTAGGTTACCAAAATGTTTTGATAGGTATCGGAAAAAAGGAAGGTCTTTCTGCTTACGATTCCGCCTATATAGAGTTGGCCGAAAGGAAGAAGGCGGGGCTTCTAACCATCGATAAGAATTTAGATAAAGTCAGAAAGAAGCGGAAGATCCCTAGATAA
- a CDS encoding LIC13259/LIC11441 family protein, whose protein sequence is MRNVFAYIAAASVVSVSAPVAVESSELKLFQRLAVFHDQLLSSDDKRTNPKGLSGMILRAKEGSVERRVKYAKSLTFAELLEKAGSREEQEFLYSELCSSLKEIAPKFQFYSFLCPKTGKVWISKTKEVQNPYLVDERETGKLIG, encoded by the coding sequence ATGCGCAACGTATTCGCATACATAGCCGCGGCATCCGTGGTTTCGGTTTCTGCACCAGTAGCTGTAGAATCTTCAGAGTTGAAATTATTCCAAAGACTTGCGGTATTTCACGATCAATTACTGTCTAGCGACGATAAAAGAACCAATCCTAAAGGACTCTCTGGAATGATCCTAAGAGCAAAAGAAGGTTCAGTAGAAAGAAGGGTAAAATATGCTAAGTCATTGACCTTCGCCGAGTTATTGGAAAAGGCAGGTTCGAGAGAAGAGCAGGAATTTTTATATTCGGAGTTATGTTCTTCTTTAAAAGAAATAGCCCCTAAGTTCCAGTTCTATTCTTTCCTCTGCCCTAAAACCGGAAAAGTTTGGATCTCCAAAACAAAGGAAGTCCAAAATCCTTATCTGGTTGATGAAAGAGAAACAGGAAAACTGATCGGTTAA
- a CDS encoding DinB family protein, with protein sequence MIDPEYCVALAEYNRWQNESLLIVSEKLKPGELEEDKKLFFGSMAKTWNHIVMMDLSWLDRFHSRPIQKLDFQEMQFSNLTELKKLRTELDSTISEWVKTITSEWLTQDLKFYSYMYKKEITLPIWLLITHFFNHQTHHRSQISTALLQSGLDYGVTDIPWNPFYPKSR encoded by the coding sequence ATGATAGATCCGGAATACTGTGTCGCTTTGGCAGAATACAATCGTTGGCAAAACGAATCCTTATTAATCGTTTCTGAAAAGTTAAAACCTGGCGAGCTGGAAGAAGACAAAAAGTTATTCTTCGGTTCTATGGCAAAAACCTGGAATCATATAGTTATGATGGACCTCTCTTGGTTGGATAGATTCCATTCTAGGCCCATCCAAAAACTGGATTTTCAAGAGATGCAATTTTCGAATCTGACCGAACTCAAAAAACTCAGAACCGAATTAGATTCGACGATTTCGGAATGGGTAAAAACCATTACCTCAGAGTGGCTAACACAAGATCTGAAATTTTACAGTTACATGTACAAAAAGGAGATCACATTGCCGATCTGGCTTCTGATCACTCATTTTTTCAATCATCAGACACATCATCGCAGCCAAATCTCTACAGCATTATTACAAAGTGGATTGGATTACGGGGTGACAGATATTCCTTGGAATCCTTTCTACCCGAAATCAAGATAA
- a CDS encoding SH3 domain-containing protein produces the protein MKQILTIFLTFISLLVWNCASAEKVEPRKIEKVMKVHAGGGLRLRIAPNIEAKKIDLVPDGDVVETFGETGEVEIQDGKHGRWVKVKWKKKDGYVFGGFLEFINVK, from the coding sequence ATGAAACAGATCCTTACAATTTTTTTAACTTTTATCTCCCTTTTGGTTTGGAACTGCGCTTCTGCAGAAAAAGTAGAACCTCGTAAGATTGAAAAAGTTATGAAGGTCCATGCAGGAGGAGGTCTTCGTTTGAGGATCGCTCCTAATATAGAAGCCAAAAAGATAGATCTGGTGCCTGACGGAGACGTTGTCGAAACCTTTGGCGAGACTGGAGAAGTGGAAATCCAGGACGGTAAACATGGTCGTTGGGTTAAAGTAAAGTGGAAGAAAAAAGACGGATACGTGTTTGGCGGATTTTTAGAATTTATCAACGTCAAATAA